The Gymnodinialimonas sp. 57CJ19 genome includes a window with the following:
- a CDS encoding TrgA family protein, with translation MPTGAKLAGGFLFFAVAYLAAMQAKLTFPPETSATYFNITIAAIGFWQGWMVMGNRAGAGVSRALSNGMRTGAQIAFFGLSLFALRTMFMRSADLRYDDPGEAVTATMELFLEYFLQSLTPGVWGVLLVGGLIGGFLTELAAKAWR, from the coding sequence ATGCCTACAGGGGCGAAACTGGCTGGCGGTTTTCTTTTCTTCGCGGTCGCCTATCTGGCGGCAATGCAGGCGAAACTGACTTTTCCGCCGGAAACCTCGGCGACCTATTTCAACATCACAATTGCGGCGATCGGCTTCTGGCAGGGTTGGATGGTGATGGGCAACCGCGCCGGCGCGGGCGTGAGCCGGGCTTTGTCGAACGGCATGCGCACGGGGGCCCAGATCGCGTTTTTCGGCCTGTCGCTCTTTGCGCTGCGGACGATGTTCATGCGCTCGGCCGATTTGCGTTATGACGATCCCGGAGAGGCGGTCACTGCCACGATGGAGTTGTTCTTGGAGTATTTTCTGCAATCCCTGACCCCCGGCGTCTGGGGCGTGCTGCTTGTGGGCGGCCTGATTGGCGGCTTCCTGACGGAACTCGCCGCGAAAGCGTGGCGCTAA
- a CDS encoding alanyl-tRNA editing protein, whose protein sequence is MTTQTLFLDDPYRTTTTARVIGQTEEGGVIVDRSIFYPRGGGQPGDSGTLDWEGGRIPIATAVKGDGGAIVLIPAEPAALPPVGAEVEQRLDWDRRLGHMRIHTALHLLSVVIPMPVTGGAVAADKGRLDFHMPYAPEDKQVLEGQLNALVTRDLPISVDWITEAELDANPDLVKTLSVQPPRGAGKIRLVQIGEGKDRVDLQPCGGTHVARTAEVGKLSVVKIENKGKQNRRVTIAFAS, encoded by the coding sequence ATGACGACCCAAACGCTGTTTCTTGACGACCCCTATCGTACCACGACCACGGCCCGTGTGATCGGCCAGACGGAAGAGGGCGGGGTGATCGTTGACCGCTCGATCTTCTATCCTCGGGGCGGCGGACAACCGGGCGACAGCGGCACGCTGGATTGGGAAGGCGGGCGCATCCCCATCGCCACTGCCGTGAAGGGTGACGGGGGGGCCATCGTGCTGATCCCGGCAGAGCCCGCCGCGCTGCCCCCGGTGGGCGCCGAGGTGGAGCAACGCCTTGATTGGGACCGCAGACTTGGCCACATGCGCATCCATACGGCGCTGCACCTGCTTTCCGTGGTAATCCCCATGCCTGTAACCGGCGGCGCAGTTGCGGCTGACAAGGGACGCCTGGATTTCCACATGCCCTACGCGCCCGAAGACAAGCAGGTGCTAGAGGGGCAATTGAACGCGCTGGTTACCCGCGATCTGCCCATTAGCGTTGACTGGATCACCGAGGCCGAGTTGGACGCCAACCCCGATCTGGTCAAAACCCTTTCCGTGCAACCGCCGCGCGGCGCCGGCAAAATCCGCCTCGTGCAAATCGGAGAGGGCAAAGACCGCGTAGACCTGCAACCCTGCGGCGGCACCCACGTGGCGCGCACCGCCGAGGTCGGCAAACTGAGCGTTGTGAAGATCGAGAACAAGGGCAAGCAGAACCGCCGTGTGACCATCGCGTTCGCCTCGTGA
- a CDS encoding deoxyribodipyrimidine photo-lyase — MTSIYWVRRDFRLSDNPALVAACASGAVVPVFIYDEVVADLGAAALWRLGLGAAAFGAALRAAGSRLILRKGAALPTLRAVIADVGADAVHWNRLYDPESRERDEAVKAGLTDDGIEAVSHKGHVLFEPWTVETKTGGFYKVYTPFWKTVRDRSPGEVLPAPKIHAPATWPASDTLEDWHLGAAMNRGARVVEPHLNVGEAAAQGRLGAFIAHGIGDYDDARDNLAKNGTSLLSENLTYGEISARQCWHAGQRAMAEGKSGAETFLKEVVWRDFAYHLVYHTPRITHANWREEWDAFPWNTDANSKEVIAWKQGCTGMPIVDAAMREMYVTGRMHNRARMLVASYLTKHLMCHWKIGLDWFADCLVDWDPASNAMGWQWSAGSGPDATPFFRVFNPETQAEKFDKAGRYRMRWLAETTQPALETALEYFEAVPRSWNLSPDMGYPAKPIVSAAEGRTRALEAYKGRAQAD; from the coding sequence ATGACATCAATCTATTGGGTACGGCGGGATTTTCGCCTGTCGGACAATCCGGCTTTGGTGGCGGCTTGCGCCAGCGGTGCGGTGGTTCCGGTTTTCATCTACGATGAGGTTGTGGCCGATTTGGGTGCGGCAGCTCTGTGGCGATTGGGTCTTGGGGCGGCAGCGTTCGGCGCGGCGCTGCGCGCGGCCGGATCAAGGCTGATCCTGCGCAAAGGGGCTGCTCTGCCGACCCTACGGGCCGTTATCGCCGACGTCGGCGCCGACGCGGTTCATTGGAACCGCCTCTATGATCCTGAAAGCCGCGAGCGCGATGAAGCGGTAAAGGCAGGCCTGACAGACGATGGGATTGAGGCGGTTAGTCACAAGGGCCATGTCCTGTTCGAGCCTTGGACGGTGGAGACCAAGACAGGCGGCTTCTACAAAGTCTACACGCCGTTCTGGAAGACTGTGCGTGACCGCTCGCCCGGTGAAGTTTTGCCTGCTCCGAAAATTCACGCACCCGCGACGTGGCCCGCCTCGGACACGCTGGAGGATTGGCACCTTGGCGCGGCGATGAACCGAGGCGCCCGGGTCGTGGAGCCGCATTTGAATGTGGGCGAGGCCGCGGCGCAGGGGCGTCTTGGGGCGTTCATAGCGCACGGGATCGGGGACTATGACGATGCGCGCGACAATCTGGCGAAGAACGGCACGTCGCTTCTGTCAGAGAACCTGACCTACGGCGAAATCAGCGCCCGCCAGTGCTGGCACGCGGGTCAACGCGCCATGGCCGAGGGAAAATCGGGCGCTGAGACGTTCCTGAAAGAAGTGGTCTGGCGCGACTTTGCCTATCATCTGGTCTACCACACGCCGCGCATCACCCACGCCAACTGGCGCGAGGAATGGGATGCGTTTCCTTGGAACACCGACGCCAACAGCAAGGAAGTGATCGCCTGGAAGCAGGGGTGCACCGGGATGCCCATCGTCGATGCCGCCATGCGCGAGATGTATGTGACGGGCAGGATGCACAACCGGGCGCGGATGCTGGTGGCCTCTTACCTGACCAAGCATCTGATGTGTCACTGGAAAATCGGGCTCGACTGGTTTGCAGATTGTCTGGTGGACTGGGACCCGGCCAGCAACGCGATGGGGTGGCAGTGGTCGGCCGGCTCTGGTCCCGACGCGACGCCGTTCTTTCGTGTCTTCAACCCCGAAACCCAGGCCGAGAAGTTCGACAAGGCGGGCCGCTACCGCATGCGCTGGTTGGCCGAGACCACGCAACCGGCGCTGGAAACGGCGCTGGAATACTTTGAGGCAGTGCCGCGATCTTGGAATCTGTCGCCGGACATGGGCTACCCGGCAAAGCCAATCGTCAGTGCGGCGGAGGGAAGGACAAGGGCGCTGGAGGCTTACAAGGGCAGGGCGCAAGCCGACTGA
- a CDS encoding DUF1330 domain-containing protein: MPQAYWIAHVTVTDEAAYSKYAALATDAITAHGGCFLARGGKAIQKEGRAHPRNVVAVFPSLEAANACYDSPEYQEAMTHATGASERDLVLIEAP; encoded by the coding sequence ATGCCTCAAGCCTATTGGATTGCCCATGTGACCGTCACCGACGAGGCGGCCTATTCGAAATACGCGGCGCTGGCGACCGATGCGATTACCGCCCATGGAGGCTGTTTCCTGGCCCGTGGCGGCAAGGCGATTCAGAAAGAAGGTCGGGCGCATCCACGCAATGTTGTGGCGGTGTTCCCCTCGCTTGAGGCGGCGAATGCCTGCTACGATTCCCCCGAGTATCAAGAGGCAATGACCCACGCGACGGGCGCGTCTGAGCGGGATTTGGTGCTGATTGAAGCGCCCTGA
- a CDS encoding DUF3772 domain-containing protein: protein MRGLRLWVAVLLALLPLALSPLPQGYGAAYAQTAAATEAIDYEAWETFATGAEAIISGSRASTSMLDTRRAELVNWRARFLAADAQNDVRIATIQSQIEALGPAPTEGETEPETIAARRAALNEALREAQAPGLRASEAFNRANGLISEIDAIVVDRQTQELLRLEPTPANPVNWATALSSLVDLANDQHTQTVARLNNDAVRASIADDAPLLLLLVLVGVVLILRARSFVARMGDRFLDADRRRGRVTLGFLVSLGQLLLPVAGFLLLAIALAVSGLLTEEGAAIAESAFVLIIAIYAALWLGGRLFPNHEERAAAFDTQMPLRKNARRTILFIGVFMGLANVTEVIAALDIVPPAARGVLVLPVYVGLALMYWRFARLMHRIREDLTESDVSSFNLGVMNILARALSLVAIVGPVLAAIGYLNAAEALMVPTATTLFILGVLLVLQAVVRDLYAVIFRTNIEAASEALLPVLADFILFLTAAPLVAMAWGVRAQRLGELYARVLEGFTLGDTRITPGVVLAVVLVFAAGLLATRLLQGALKSTVLPRTHMDVGARNAVTSGVGYIGIALAGLIAVTSAGIDLTALGFVVGALSVGIGFGLQNVVSNFVSGIILLIERPISEGDWIEVAGNMGIVKDISVRSTTIETFDKTDVIVPNADFISGTVTNWTRGNTVGRAVVTVGVAYGNDTRRVSEILLEIARNNPDVATFPEPGVDFLGFGADSLDFRMRCILRDINQLVAVKTEIHHQINERFKEEGIEIPFAQRDIWLRNPEALTQAMPPKDAPE from the coding sequence ATGCGCGGCCTTCGCCTTTGGGTGGCGGTGCTTCTGGCACTGCTGCCGCTTGCCCTTTCGCCATTGCCTCAAGGGTATGGGGCGGCCTACGCGCAGACCGCGGCCGCCACCGAGGCCATTGATTATGAGGCATGGGAGACCTTCGCCACGGGTGCCGAGGCGATTATTTCCGGGTCGCGGGCGTCAACGTCGATGCTGGATACACGCCGCGCCGAGTTGGTGAACTGGCGCGCGCGGTTCTTGGCGGCGGACGCGCAAAACGACGTGCGCATCGCCACGATTCAAAGCCAGATCGAAGCTTTGGGGCCGGCCCCAACCGAGGGCGAGACCGAGCCCGAAACCATCGCCGCGCGCCGTGCGGCTCTGAACGAGGCTCTGCGCGAAGCTCAGGCGCCCGGGCTCCGGGCGAGCGAGGCATTCAACCGGGCCAATGGCCTGATCTCCGAGATCGACGCCATTGTGGTGGATCGGCAGACGCAAGAATTGCTGCGACTGGAGCCCACGCCCGCCAATCCGGTTAACTGGGCCACAGCGCTGAGTTCATTGGTCGATCTGGCCAATGACCAACACACCCAGACGGTCGCCCGCCTGAACAATGACGCTGTGCGCGCCAGCATCGCCGACGATGCGCCGCTGCTTTTGCTACTGGTGCTGGTGGGCGTCGTTCTGATCCTTCGGGCCCGGTCATTCGTGGCACGGATGGGCGACAGGTTCCTCGACGCGGACCGTCGCCGGGGCCGCGTGACCCTCGGCTTCCTCGTTTCCTTGGGCCAGCTTTTGCTGCCGGTTGCGGGCTTCTTGTTGTTGGCCATAGCGCTGGCGGTGTCGGGCTTGTTGACGGAAGAAGGCGCAGCCATCGCGGAATCCGCCTTCGTCCTGATCATCGCAATCTACGCGGCCCTTTGGTTGGGGGGGCGGTTGTTCCCCAACCACGAGGAACGCGCCGCCGCCTTCGATACGCAGATGCCGCTGCGCAAGAACGCGCGGCGCACGATCTTGTTTATTGGCGTTTTCATGGGCCTCGCCAACGTGACCGAGGTGATTGCCGCCCTCGACATCGTGCCGCCCGCGGCCCGTGGTGTGCTGGTCTTGCCGGTCTACGTGGGTCTTGCGTTGATGTATTGGCGCTTCGCTCGGCTCATGCATCGTATCCGCGAAGACCTGACCGAAAGCGACGTGTCTTCGTTCAACCTTGGGGTGATGAACATTCTGGCCCGCGCCCTGTCATTGGTGGCGATCGTCGGTCCGGTATTGGCGGCCATAGGCTACCTTAACGCGGCCGAGGCCCTGATGGTGCCGACGGCGACCACCTTGTTCATTCTGGGCGTGTTGTTGGTGTTGCAAGCCGTTGTGCGCGACCTCTACGCGGTCATTTTCCGCACCAACATAGAGGCCGCGTCCGAGGCACTACTGCCGGTGCTGGCGGACTTCATCCTGTTCCTGACCGCAGCCCCCCTTGTGGCCATGGCTTGGGGTGTGCGGGCCCAACGTCTGGGGGAGCTCTACGCCCGCGTGCTGGAAGGCTTCACCCTTGGCGACACGCGGATCACGCCGGGCGTCGTTCTGGCTGTGGTACTGGTCTTCGCGGCAGGGCTATTGGCCACGCGTCTGTTGCAAGGGGCGCTGAAATCCACGGTTCTGCCGCGCACCCATATGGATGTGGGCGCGCGCAATGCCGTGACCTCGGGGGTGGGCTACATCGGCATCGCGCTGGCGGGTCTGATCGCGGTCACCAGCGCGGGCATTGATCTGACAGCGTTGGGTTTCGTGGTTGGTGCCTTGTCGGTGGGCATTGGTTTTGGCCTGCAAAACGTGGTCTCCAACTTCGTATCCGGCATCATCTTGTTGATTGAACGCCCGATCAGCGAAGGCGATTGGATCGAGGTTGCGGGCAACATGGGGATCGTCAAGGACATCTCGGTCCGCTCCACCACGATCGAGACCTTCGACAAGACCGACGTGATCGTCCCCAACGCCGATTTCATCAGCGGCACGGTCACCAACTGGACCCGCGGCAATACCGTGGGCCGCGCCGTGGTGACCGTGGGCGTGGCCTACGGCAACGACACCCGCCGCGTGTCCGAGATCCTGCTGGAAATCGCGCGCAATAACCCCGACGTGGCCACCTTCCCGGAGCCGGGCGTCGATTTTTTGGGGTTCGGGGCCGACAGCCTCGATTTTCGGATGCGCTGCATTTTGCGCGACATTAACCAATTGGTCGCTGTGAAGACCGAAATCCATCACCAGATTAACGAACGCTTCAAAGAGGAAGGGATCGAAATTCCCTTCGCACAGCGCGACATCTGGCTGCGCAACCCCGAGGCGCTGACCCAAGCCATGCCCCCAAAGGACGCCCCTGAATGA
- a CDS encoding cysteine synthase A gives MTIHSDLASAIGNTPLIRLRAASEATGCEILGKAEFLNPGQSVKDRAALFIIRAAVESGQLRPGGTIVEGTAGNTGIGLALVGASLGFKTVIVIPDTQSQEKKDMIRIAGAELIEVPAVPYSNPNNYVKYSGRLAERLAQSDPNGAIWANQFDNVANRQAHIDMTGPEIWEQTNGEVNGFTCAVGSGGTLAGVGMALQPKGVKVALADPEGSGLYKLYTGQEAGGNSITEGIGQGRITANLEGFTPDVCYKIPDTEALPIVYDILADEGLCLGGSSGINVAGAIRLARDMGPGHTIVTVLCDYGTRYQSKLFNPEFLREKGLPVPAWMDGAGRDVPSVFAE, from the coding sequence ATGACGATCCATTCCGACCTCGCCTCTGCCATCGGCAACACGCCCCTGATCCGCCTTCGGGCCGCGTCCGAGGCCACGGGATGCGAGATCCTTGGCAAGGCCGAATTCCTCAACCCCGGCCAGTCGGTCAAGGACCGCGCGGCGCTGTTCATCATCCGTGCGGCGGTGGAAAGCGGCCAACTGCGCCCCGGCGGCACGATTGTGGAAGGCACGGCGGGCAACACCGGCATCGGCTTGGCGCTGGTGGGGGCCTCGCTTGGGTTCAAGACGGTGATCGTCATCCCCGACACCCAGTCGCAAGAGAAAAAAGACATGATCCGCATCGCAGGCGCGGAGCTGATCGAAGTGCCTGCGGTGCCGTATTCGAACCCAAACAACTATGTGAAATACTCGGGCCGTCTGGCCGAGCGTTTGGCCCAATCCGACCCCAACGGCGCGATCTGGGCCAACCAGTTTGACAATGTCGCCAACCGCCAAGCCCATATCGACATGACCGGCCCCGAGATTTGGGAGCAGACAAATGGCGAAGTGAACGGCTTTACGTGCGCTGTCGGCTCTGGCGGAACGCTGGCGGGCGTCGGCATGGCGTTGCAGCCCAAGGGCGTGAAAGTCGCGCTGGCGGACCCTGAAGGCTCGGGGCTCTACAAGCTCTATACCGGCCAAGAGGCGGGCGGGAACTCCATCACCGAAGGCATCGGGCAGGGGCGTATAACGGCCAACCTCGAAGGCTTTACGCCAGATGTGTGCTACAAGATCCCCGACACTGAAGCGCTGCCGATTGTCTATGATATTCTTGCCGATGAGGGCCTTTGCCTTGGCGGATCATCGGGGATCAACGTGGCAGGCGCGATCCGTCTGGCCCGCGATATGGGGCCGGGCCATACCATCGTGACGGTGCTGTGCGACTATGGCACGCGCTATCAGTCGAAACTGTTCAACCCCGAATTCCTGCGCGAAAAGGGCCTGCCTGTGCCTGCGTGGATGGACGGGGCAGGGCGCGATGTGCCGTCGGTCTTCGCGGAATGA
- a CDS encoding tyrosine-type recombinase/integrase codes for MALTGKLTKKLVENLGPGRHGDGSGLYLVVDPSGARRWIVRVTVKGQKNAKGAPLRTDFGLGGADVVTINQARDRALEYRRMAKQGLNPRFNATRDIPTFEEIAQQVHIDRMPTWKNQKHGQQWINTLRDYAFPKIGRMPIDSIGQPEVLMCLSPIWTDKHETARRLAQRIKTVLDVARSKGFREGENPITAIKDAGVLPKVKAKAKHHKAMRWQDVPEFYAALQGRSAMAAKALKFTCLTGSRTGEVLGMRWEEIDLPARLWTCPAVRMKTGEDHRVPLTDAMMEILEPLMALQSEVVFEGQKRHKSLSNMSMLMLLRRMGVEGVTVHGFRSTFRDWAGEVANVPREVAELSLAHKVGSDVERAYARSDLLDRRRALMDRWSSYVTRQPSDVVRLAGAGGSK; via the coding sequence ATGGCGCTGACGGGCAAGCTGACGAAGAAGCTGGTGGAGAACCTTGGACCGGGGCGGCACGGGGATGGCAGTGGCCTCTACCTCGTCGTTGACCCGTCCGGCGCGCGACGCTGGATCGTCCGGGTGACAGTGAAGGGTCAGAAGAACGCCAAAGGAGCACCCTTGCGAACAGACTTCGGTTTGGGCGGCGCGGATGTGGTCACGATCAATCAAGCGCGCGACCGGGCGTTGGAATATCGGCGAATGGCTAAGCAAGGCCTGAACCCTCGCTTCAATGCCACGCGGGATATTCCCACCTTTGAGGAAATTGCGCAGCAAGTGCATATCGACCGGATGCCGACGTGGAAGAATCAGAAGCACGGCCAACAATGGATCAACACCCTGCGCGACTACGCCTTCCCCAAAATTGGGCGGATGCCGATTGATAGCATTGGCCAGCCTGAGGTGCTGATGTGCCTGTCGCCAATCTGGACCGACAAACACGAAACAGCGCGGCGCTTGGCGCAACGGATCAAGACTGTGTTGGACGTGGCGCGCTCTAAAGGCTTCCGAGAAGGCGAGAACCCGATTACGGCGATCAAGGACGCGGGCGTGTTGCCCAAAGTGAAGGCCAAGGCCAAGCACCATAAAGCGATGCGCTGGCAAGACGTGCCGGAGTTCTACGCCGCATTGCAGGGGCGCAGCGCGATGGCCGCAAAGGCGTTGAAGTTCACTTGCCTAACCGGGTCGCGGACAGGCGAGGTCTTGGGGATGCGTTGGGAAGAGATCGACTTGCCCGCGCGTTTGTGGACGTGTCCGGCGGTGCGCATGAAGACAGGAGAGGATCACCGCGTGCCACTTACAGATGCGATGATGGAAATTCTCGAGCCGCTGATGGCGCTGCAATCGGAAGTCGTGTTTGAGGGTCAAAAGCGGCACAAGTCGTTGTCGAACATGTCGATGCTGATGCTCCTGCGCCGGATGGGAGTTGAAGGTGTCACGGTTCACGGTTTCCGTTCGACGTTTCGCGATTGGGCAGGCGAGGTGGCCAATGTGCCCCGCGAAGTGGCCGAGTTGAGCTTGGCGCACAAGGTTGGGTCGGATGTTGAACGCGCTTACGCGCGGAGTGATTTGCTGGACCGGCGGCGAGCGTTGATGGATCGCTGGTCCAGCTACGTGACCCGCCAACCCAGTGATGTGGTTCGGCTTGCAGGGGCTGGCGGCTCTAAATGA
- a CDS encoding NUDIX domain-containing protein gives MTPIFLFGTLCHAPLLDLVAGVETRMEPARLPGYRAAWVAGKSWPMLEERSDAAAEGALIIPEPQSLLRLDFYEACFAYTRRPVRVIWDETEIDAEAWFPPEQAGEPGEDWSLPTWARQWGEIQVNAAAEVMRQMGEQDPLDVGRRFGIIRARAEATVRAGRWRRPGHVGAGMTRADVVEKGTHHIHDGFFNTEERSLTHRRFDGATQGPISRSVYRVADAVTVLPYDPVRDRILLVEQFRMGPYAHGDASPWLLEPIAGIIDAGESIEATARREAREEAKLTLGQLHFIGRYYPTPGGIAQVLFSYLGIADLPDQVAGLGGHVNEGEDILSHLVPYDLACRMLAEGDMANAPLILSMQFLMMHRDRLRAKVRLG, from the coding sequence ATGACCCCGATTTTTCTGTTTGGCACCCTGTGCCACGCCCCGCTTCTGGACCTTGTCGCAGGGGTAGAGACACGGATGGAACCGGCGCGTTTGCCCGGCTACAGGGCGGCTTGGGTGGCGGGCAAGTCCTGGCCGATGCTGGAAGAACGCTCCGACGCCGCCGCCGAGGGCGCCCTGATTATCCCAGAGCCGCAATCGCTTCTGCGCCTTGATTTCTACGAGGCCTGCTTTGCCTATACCCGCCGCCCGGTAAGGGTGATCTGGGACGAGACTGAAATTGATGCAGAGGCCTGGTTTCCGCCCGAACAGGCCGGGGAGCCCGGGGAAGATTGGTCTTTGCCCACTTGGGCCCGCCAATGGGGCGAGATACAGGTGAACGCCGCCGCCGAGGTGATGCGCCAGATGGGCGAGCAGGACCCGCTGGACGTCGGGCGTCGTTTCGGCATTATCCGCGCCCGCGCCGAGGCCACTGTGCGGGCCGGGCGGTGGCGCAGGCCGGGCCATGTGGGCGCCGGAATGACCCGCGCTGACGTGGTCGAGAAGGGCACGCACCACATTCACGACGGCTTCTTCAACACCGAAGAACGCAGCCTGACCCACCGCCGTTTTGACGGGGCCACACAGGGGCCGATCAGCCGCTCGGTCTACCGGGTGGCCGATGCCGTGACCGTGCTACCCTATGATCCGGTGCGTGATCGCATCTTGTTGGTGGAACAGTTCCGCATGGGCCCCTATGCCCACGGCGACGCCTCGCCCTGGTTGCTGGAGCCCATTGCGGGCATCATCGACGCGGGCGAAAGCATCGAGGCAACCGCCCGCCGCGAGGCCCGCGAAGAGGCGAAATTGACCCTTGGCCAACTGCATTTCATCGGGCGCTATTACCCCACGCCCGGCGGCATTGCGCAGGTCTTGTTTTCCTATCTGGGGATCGCGGATCTGCCGGACCAGGTAGCCGGATTGGGCGGCCATGTGAACGAGGGCGAAGATATCCTGAGCCATCTGGTGCCGTATGATCTGGCTTGCCGGATGCTGGCCGAAGGCGACATGGCGAACGCTCCGCTGATCTTGTCGATGCAATTTCTGATGATGCACCGTGATCGGCTACGCGCGAAGGTCAGGTTGGGTTGA